The window TGTCTCTGTAGCTAAATCTTAGTTCTTCTTCTCTGGAGTTTGCTGTAATCCCGGAATCTTTTTAACCAATTCCTCGAGGTTAACCCCGCTCAACGCTTCAACTACCGGCGGCAATTGCGCAATTACATTCGCAATATCTTTCGTTACTTTCGCTGCACCAGCGCTATCTCCGCCGGTATTAACGATAACGATTTTTTCAGTTTTAGTTAACGGTTCCGCTATCGCTTTAGCTATTTCCGGCAGTTTCTCAATCAGAATTTGCGCGATTGCCGCTTCATTATACGCCTGCCATGCTTCCGCTTTCTTCTTATTCGCTTCCGCTTCACTAAACCCTTGCGCTTTAATAACATCCGCTTGCGCTAGTCCGCGCGCTTTATTCGCTTCCGCTTCCGCTAGTCCAGTCGCTTTAACCACATCCGCTTGTGCGAATCCCGTCGCTTTCGTATAATCCGCCTGACCGACCGCAGTCGTCTGCAACCGATACTTTTCCGCATTCGCTAACGTTTCGACTTTATACCGTTCCGCATCCGCCGGCTTCTCTACCATAGCGGTTAACTCTTTTTTCTTCCGTTCGATTTCTTTTTCCTGAACATTAATCGACATCTCTTTTTCAACTACTTGCACCTGCACTTCTTCCCGTTTAACCGCTTGACTGGTTTTAAACTTCTGCAAATCATACGCTAAATCCGCTTCCGCTTTCTTCTGATTTACCGCAGCGGTATATTCCGCTACTCGCATCTGATAATCCCGTTGCGCTTCAGCAATTTTCGTATCTGCAGCGAATTTTGCGGTCTGCCCGTCCCGGTTCGCTTCCGCTGAACGAATCGTTGCATCACGTTGCGCTTCCGCTTCCCCGATAATCGCATCCCGTTTAACCTGGGCAATCCGTGGTTTTCCAAGCGCTTCCAGGTACCCCGTTTTGTCCCGAATATCGCGAATGGTGAAACTCACTATCGTTAATCCCATATTCGCTAAATCACTCGAGGCAACTTCTTGCACTTTCTGCGCAAACGCATCCCGGTTACTATACGCTTCTTCAACGGTTAACGTACCGAGGATAGCGCGCAAATGGCCTTCAACCGTCTGGATAGCGATTCGGGTTATTTCCGGCTGGGTTTTACTCAAAAACTGTTCAGCAGCGGTCGCTATCGAAACATCATCGCCTTTAACCTTAATCTGAGCGACGCCATCAACAATAATCGGCACACCGTATTTAGTATATACTTCCGGAGTAGTTACATCGAGGGTTATCAATTCTAATGAGAGCAAATCCGACCGTTCGATAATCGGCCAGACGAACGCACCACCGCCTTTAACCACGCGAAATCCGACCGTTCGTTTCGTTCCATCCGGATCACGAATTGTCCGTTTTCGACCGGAGATAACCAACACAGTATTCGGTCCGACTTTAACATACCGCCGCGCATAGATTACCGCACCTAGAAAGATAACGATAACAATCGCTACTGCGCCAAGTATTACAAACGAACCACCAACTGCATCGAACATAAAATATTAAACCTCCCTTGTTCTCAAGAATGTCTTAATGCCTAAATTCCAATGTCACATTAACCAGTAACGAAAAAATGGAAAAAAAATAAATAACTAAAAAATTAATGTTCTAACAGGTTTTATGGTTTTCGTTTCTTCGTTCTTCAATGATTTATGACATTCGACAATATGGCATCTGGCATTATTAACAATTATTCTGCTATGGTTTTTTCTTCCGCCGCTGGTTCTACGTACACCGTATTTCCAACTACTTTTACGATTTTAACACTCACGTTGCGGTCAATCGGATTACCATCAGCGGATTTCGCCGGTGATGAATATCGGCTCCCGCGCTGGATATACGCTACTTCACCTAAACCAGTTGCGCTAATCGGAGTAATCACTTCGCCAATTGTTCCGATCAACTCACTAATCTGCGCTTCACTCGAACTTTGGGTTACACTGAACAATTTCGCAAATAGCATAAATACTATCGCAGCAATCGCTAACGCAACTACAACTGAAACCAAAACACTTACCAGCGCAGAAACTTTTAATGCAAATAATGCAATTAATCCCATTGCACCGAATGAGGTTATAAACGTTGCTATCACCACCGGAGATAACGGCGAAAACTGGAGTTCACCGCCGGAAACTTCTGTCCCGACATCATGTCCGCCGATATCCACTTCATGCCCACCGCCGAAATCAAAATGATGCCCGCCAAGGATAGTAGCAATAATCGCGTAAATCAATCCGACTAATAAACAGAAGAAATACAACGCCGCTAACATTTTTGTTTCACCACCTTATGAATACTTTAACGTTAAGTTTTACGATTTGAATTTTAGGTTTAGAATTTATTTTGATACGATTATCCTACTCCGAAAACATCAAATTTGCAAGTACAATCAATTGGTTTTGGACAGAAATATGAATCTATCCAATAAGTTTACACCGAGTAGACAAAATTCAAAAAGTAAAGTCTGAAATTCCAACTTTTGTAGACAGGAACATATTTGCTCGACTATTGATTCTATTTCGATTATCCAGTAGATAGCTATCATATCAAATTGATTTTGTGAACAAAAACAAACTCCAGATTCCGGAGTTTGCTGGATAAGTCAATGGTTAACTTTTTGTCTTTAAAAATTTCCTTCTTCATGCAAATGTACTGAGCTCTTTTCAATCAGGTTTAAAGTTGCCAAACCCGACTGTTTTAGGTAATGATATTACATATATGCAACTAATCAAATGGTTAGATAAACTCTGGTTCATTGGATTAATCGTTCTATTCTTTTTTGCGCCAATCATAATGATTCGCTGGCCGGAAGGTGGGTTCCATAACTTGGTACTCAAAGAAACCTTCTGCCAAGCGCTTATCCTATTTTTTTTATTCACCGTCCTTGCGAAGAAACTCATTGAAAAGAAACTAACCTTCACCCGGTCATCGTTAGATTTCCCTTTTATCGCATTGTTAATTCTCGCTGGAATTTCGATATTCTACTCTCCGACGGTTTATACCAGTTCGCAGGAGTTTAGTAAACTGGCGCTGTTTATCATCTTCTATTTTCTCGTCATCGACCAAATTCAAGACCGAAAAACAATGTATCTCTTATTTATCCCAATCATCGCTGCAGGAATTATCACCGCTTTTTTTGCTACTTGCCAGAACCAGCAGATTTATCTCTGGGGATTTCTTCCTCGAGCGGAAGACCGGAACCGGATGATGGCAACGATGGGACATAATAATGGAGTTGCCAGCTATCTGATGATGACTAGTTTCATCTTACTCGGCTGGCTCCTGCATGCAAACCGCAAGCCATCGAAAAACATCGGGATTATAGTTCTGCTACTCTGGTTCTTATTTGTTATCGTAGCGACGTTATCCCGTGGGGTTTGGATGGGAACATTCACTGGTCTGATTATATTCAGTTATTTCCTGATTCAGCGATATGGTGCGAACAACCTCTGGCAAAAATATCATAAAGCGATTATCGTCGCGTTAGTTATCCTGTTTGGATTTATCGGCTTGCTATCGGTTAAAAGCCCGCTGAACCCATGGAATGTTTCGGTAGTTAAACGATTTTCTGAAACCTGGTTAACCTGGCGTACCTACGTTAGCGATACTCGGATTCGGATGTGGGCGACGACTTGGGAGATGATTCGCGACCATCCGGTTCGTGGAGTCGGCCTCGGTGCATTTAAATATCTCATCCCCCTATATCATGGAAAATACTTCGAACGATACCCTGATTCCAAACTTGAACCGACCAGCGCATTAACCAACCAAGCGCACCAGGAGTATCTCCAGCTCTGGGCAGAACTCGGAATATTCGGGCTTCTCATTGGACTCAGTGCGCTATTTATCTATCTCCGCATCGGCTGGAAAACAATGAAACGAATGAATGAATTGGAAGTAAAACATCCGGAAAATCAGGTTTCGTATGCAACGTTATTCGCCGGACTCTATGCCGGAAGTATCGGAGTTCTCATTCAATCGCTGGTAGATTTCCCGCTCCATATTGCGCCGTTAGCATTATTATTCCTATTTATGGTCGCGTTGGTGATGAATGCGAAACGGATTATTGCAATCAAACCGAGTCCTGTAATAGATACCGAACCTTTACAACGGTTGAATACTCGGAACCTAGCTATTATCATCATTGCATTTATCATCTATGGGATTACACTCATTCCATTATCTATCGTTCTCCTAGCCAATAAATATCAACAGAAATGCGCATATTATCTAACCCGTGCAAGTGGATTAGAAAACGACCCTGACCAATCTGAACGAATCAGGCTACTCAAGCAAGCGATTGATGCCGGGATGAAATCAGTGCTATTGCAACCGAATTCCGGTCGAGCGCAATACTATCTCGGACTAGCGTATTTACGGTTCGGGAATTTGAATCTGGGGATTGAACATCTCAAACTGGCGCAGAAAGATTTAGAATATCGAGATTTACATTACGAACTTGGGCTCGCGTACGAACAGCTGGAACGCTACCCTGCGGCAATAACCGAATATAAGAAAACCGTGTTTATTTATCCGCCGTCAACCGATGCATTAGACCGACTAGCGCAAGTGTATGAAAAAATGGGGCGACCACTTGACCAGTTTGACGTGTGGAAGAAGATTCTCAAATATAACCCGAACTATATGGAAGAAACGATAGCAAAAAAAGCAGCACAATATCGGCAGATGCGACGATATGAGTTAGCGGAACAGGTTTATCTCTGGGGGATAGGAATTGATTCAACTAATACTACGTTATATCGCGGATTAACCGGATTGTATCATGCAACAAAACAATATGATAAACTCATTTCTACCGGATTACGGTTATTGGAGCTGAATCCAAATGAACCGGTAGTATATCATCGGCTGGCTATCGGTTATCTCGCGCTAGGGAATTTCGGCAAAGCGAAACAATATGCGGAACAAGCATTACAACTGAATCCGACTAATCCGCTAGCGAAACTCGTTCTCCGCGAAGTCAACCGAAAGAACCCTGCAAAATTATAACATCTGCCACCGAGACCGCAGAGAAATTTGGAGTATTATTCGTAGAACCTAAGACTACGTTTCAACTCTTTCTCGCCAAACTTGCTTGCAACGATTTATGAATCGATTCCGCATTCTTAGCGGAGTAAAGATGAACGAGCTCGAGCTCGTTCATCCCTGTTTCGGATAGTGTTTGTTTCGGATTTCGATATTTAATATTCGGATTTGCTTTTCACTGCAGGTACTGCATAACGATGATTTGCGTAGGTTTCGGCAGTTTATCTTTAGAAATTTCAAGTTTAGAGACGGTAGTCTGGTCAACCTTTTCTGTTCCGCCTTTAGATAAGAACTCGGCAACGGTAGCTAACGGGAATTTGACCGCATCGGTTTTATAATGCATCGGGATAACGATATTCGGTTTGAGTTGGTCGATAACTTTCCAAGCATCCTGCCAATCGATCGTATAGGTTCCGCCGACCGGAATCATGAGGATATTGATTTTCCCAAGCTGTTCAATCTGTGATTTGCTTAAGGTTGTGCCCAAATCACCAAGATGGCAGAAGGTAATGCTATCAATCGCGAATTTAAAAATCGTATTCTTACCCCGCTGAACCCCGAACATTTTATCGTGGAACGATTCGATACCGATAATTTCGACTTCTTTAACTTTTTGTTTTCCCGGAGAACGAAGAACGGTCGGATTGCCGCCAATTTGCTCAACATAATTATGGTCAGCATGTTCATGACTAACCGTGACCACATCGGCAGAAACGGTTATCGGTTTATATCCGATCGCGCCATCGAACCCGCCGGGTTTATACGGGTCAGTAACCACTCGGAATCCCTTTTCTCCGGTGATAACAAAACTCGATTGTCCATACCATAGCACCGTTACGGCGAAAACCGAGCTGCTTAATAGCAAACATACAATCCCAATACTCAAAATAACTATTTTTTGCATAGGATACCCCTCCTGTATTATAGGTATAGGTATCATAAACCTATGTCAATGAATTTGTCAAGATGGAATATATAAAACTTTAGAAAGCGTTGCTCTCAACGACTTCTGCGGTGAATGATTTTTTTAGGAGAGCCATTCAGCAAGATGGGATTGAACAAACTCGTCATCGTTTAACCAAGGATACTCGCTGGCGATACGGTCTAATTCTACCGCCTGACCGGGAGATAAACATAACCTAGGGTCAAGACAATGGGAATACTGCATCAGTCCTTGCCGGCGCAGAATTTCGTTTATCCCAGGTATACAACCGGCAAAACTATTCGCCGCATCGAAGATAACCGCATTCGCATCGGTTAATGCGATATGTTTCTGGAGTAATGTAGGTGGTATCGGCTGGTTGAAATCTATAATTGTATGGATTTCCGCTAACAACTCAACCGCAGTTTTAGTCCATACTGCCCATTGCCCGAGTAATCCGCCTTTAAACCGCAAAGTTTTTATTCCGGAATTGGTCGTGAAGCTATACGGAGTTAATAAATCGGGAATAATATTATCATCGTTGCCGGTATAGAGTGCAATATCATGTTCTCGACCAGCCATCGCTACCGCCCGAACGACATCAAGCGTTTGGTAGCGGTTAAACGGTGCAACTTTAATTGCGACTACATTATCAAGTTCAGCAAACTTCCGCCAGAAATCAAATGAGAGGATTCTGCCACCAACCGCCGGTTGCAGATAGAATCCCATAATCGGAATGATTTGGCTAACGGTTCTGCAATGGTAAATCAACTCTGAATCAGTCGCTTCTTTCAATGCACTTAAACTTAACAAGGCAATGTCGTATCCGAGGTTCGCGGCTAATGCTGCTTCTTGAACCGCTTGTGCGGTTTTTCCGCATACACCAGCGATTTTTAGAATTGCTCGCTGATGTTTGTTACTCAACGTATCAATCGTGTTCGAAGCGAGTTCTAATAGCGGTTCAAATAACCCGAATTCGGGTTGCCGAATCTCGAATTGGGTCGTATGTACTCCAACCGCTATTCCGCCCGCTCCTGCTGCAGCATAATAACGGTATAACGCTACCTGATGTTTCTCGTCCAACTTCCGATTCGCATCGAGCGCAAGCGGTGAAGCAGGGATAACCACACCGTGCTTTAGTAATTCTAATTTAGATTGTGATAACATTGGAGATATACTTCTGTCAAGTTAAATTGCAAAATTAGTATTGCAAATTTCAAAATGAAAAATGCTAAATGCTAAATTTGAAACGCGTTATTTCTTATCCAGAAACTGTCCATCGGTAACCTGAAAATGGGTCGGTTTCCCAAGCAGTTTACCACCATGCTGAATCCAATCCGCAATCATAGTTATCATTTCCGAAACGGACACTTTCGGTGCTCCGAATAGTCTATATGATTGACTGGGATTGCTTAAATATGCTTTTCCCGAATCGGTTCCAGTAAAGGTTACCGGAACATTAAATAATGTTCCAAACTGCTGCGCGATATATTTAACTGAGAGAATCTCTTTTCCTGTAACATTTAGAATCTTAGGCGGACTAGCGGTATGCGCTAAACATAACAACGCCCGGTTGATAGCGTCTTCTTGCCAGATAACATTCGTCCAGCTAACGGTTAAATCAACCGGTTTTCGTGCATAGACCTGTTCTGCAATGTCAACCAGAACACCATACCATTTTTCTACTGCATAATTTAATCGGAAAAGAAGAACTTTAGTTCCATATTTCTTCGAATAATATTCAAAAATCCGTTCACGAGCTAAACAGGAATGCGCATACTCGCCGATAGGAGCTGGCGGATCTGTTTCTTTGCTGCCGCCGGATTTCGGAGAGGTTAACGCATAAACGCAGCCGGTAGAAAACGCAACGATATTAGATTCTTTAAATGTTTGGGCGACATTATTCGGAACGATAACATTAATCAGCCAGGTTAACGGTTCAGAACCGAGTTCGCCGAATTTCCGACCAACCAGAAAAATGATGTTTTTCACCTGCGGGAGTTTCTGCACCTCTTTCAAATTCAATAGATCGCAGCGAATTAGTTTAATTCCTGCGGCGGTCAATATATGCTCTTGTTTTTCATCGAAATTGATATCTACCGCGATAATTTGTTTTTTAACTTTCGCCTGACGACACGCAATATCTGCCAGCATCGCTAATGACGGTCCGATTTTGCCGCCTGCACCGAGAAGCATAATATCGCCATCAAGCCGTTTCATCATCTGGAGCAATTCCGGATATGGTGTCGCTCGAGAAATAAAATTGTCTGAATCAACGGGAAGCTGTGGTTTAGTCATACGGTATTTTTAATTTACCCCTGTAATAGCTAGAATAACTGGACTCGCTTCGGTTCCAAATGACCGAATAGCAATTTTCGTAAGTTTCTTATCCGGATTCGGGTTCTCCCAGATAACGTCCCACATCCCGAGTGGCTGTCCCAGATTCGCGTTCCCTTGCCAAACCAGACGACATCCGAGTCCGGTTCGAACATCATTAAATGCGAAGATATTTCTGCCGTAAATTAGTTTCTGGGAGGTTTTTGTTCCATCGGTATAGAAAAAGGTTATTTCGCCAACGTCAGTATTATCATTCGTTCGAAATGCAGCGGTCATCAGAAAATGGAGTTCGGAAACGCGAAGGTGGTCTAATGCAACCTCGAGCTGTTCCGGATAGCTTCCTGTCGGATTGAATTTGCCAGAGAAAACCACAGCGGATTCGTTGCGCGAATTCGGATGTATCAGAAATTGGGTTTCTCCAAAAAGGTTCCGGTCTTTCGGAAACGCTGATAAGTCTAAATCTCTACCATATCCGAGCCAACCAGTTTTTCGGTTATCATCATCCAAACGACGGTTATATACTTCCTGTAAATCAATGAAAAACCCTGATTTCTTTTCCAATATTGGTTTTCGTTCTGACCATACATCGAGAAAAACCTGTTTTGCGCTAAACGGTAGTTTGCTCACTTCAAGATTATCTCCCGTCCAGGCATAATTCGCTGCCCAAAGATATGCCCAGTATTGGAACCAACTCGGCTCATTGCCGTCAATTTTAAAATTAAATCCTGCCCAGGTGGTTTGGAGATACCCTTTATTTTTATACATCCGGCAAGCTTTTGCCAAATTCCGGATATTATTCGCAAAATACCAGCCGCAACCAATCGCATCGAATCCTTCTTCTTTCCAAAGTTTTAAGGATTTGAAGGTTTCTGGAGTATCCGTTGCATCATAATGCCAATCGCAGATAACGACATCTTTCGGAAGCAGTGCCCGCCGTTTTTTCGCTTCTGCAACCGACGGCGCAAACGCTGCTGAACTCGCTTCATCTCGATGTAAGAACATATCGCCCCAAAGCATAACTTTTATACCCCGTTCAGTTAACCAAGTATGCAGTTTATTGATATCTTCCATAATCAAATCCGTTGCCGTTTTTCCGAACTTTTTACTTCGATAAGGAAACCGTGCGTCAGTCGTAACTTCGTCATGTCCGATATGGAAATAGCGCGGTTTGAAAAATTCGAGCGCTTCCTGAAATATACTGAATATAAAGGTATATGTTTCTGGATTGGTGACGCAATAGGCATAAGGTTTGTCTGGGTCTTCCGCCAAATCCAGATGCTGGCTGTTCGTAAATATCCATTCCGTATGACCCAGAGAAGGAATTAACGGAATAAGTTCGATATGATACTTTTTTGCCGTATCAACAACTTTCTGCGCATCAGACTTAGTCATACCATATTGAGCGCTGGCTATTTCCGGATGTGAATCCCATAACAGATATTCTACCTGCCAGATGAGTGTATTGATTTTATATCGTGCCATGAGTGTGCGAACCGCTTTCGCAATTTCATCGCCGGCATCTTTTCCAGATAGACAATGGATACCGCGAAATTCTAATGCTGGATAATCAATGATTTCAGCGCCTTTCAGATAGATACCCTGGTCGGTAACTTTTACTAATTGGAGGAGACTGGTTAACCCATAGAATATGCCGGTATCAGTATTCGCAGTAATAAAAACATTATCTGCATCTACGCTCAGACAATACGCTTCATTATTATCCGGTAACGTTAATCCTTTCTCTTCACACTTTCTATAAGGTATCGTATATCGCAGTTTCTCACCTAATACAATTGCGGGTTCATTTTCTTTACCGGACGGCACTTCATCGTAAACAACCATCGGTTGGATCTGATATAACTCTTTTAGATCTCGTAAAAAGAATTCGATGGCATTTTCAATCGTTCCCGTTGGCTTTTTCCCAAGATATATTTTAGTTCTATTTGACACCGGAAATAGCTGACCGGTATATTTTAGATGTTTCGGAATCGGAATAATATAGTTCTGTTCCCAATTCGGGGTTTGCGCATTATCAACTACTTTAACTGATGGATGGATAGAAGTCATACCGGATGAAGTAGATTCGAATTTCATCTGTTGCGGAAATTTCATTGAAATTGTATATGAAATCCTTTTTTTTGGCGGAATATCTCGTTCAAGAAATCCTAGCCAAAATAACGGTTTATTTTCATCTGCCCATTGGTTCTTCCGATAATCGAAAAACACAGGGTCACTCTGCGGGTCGGAAGTTATTTCTATAGGCCCAATACGAGAGGTCAGGATAATTCTACTAAATCCGCGAGCGACCATACTCTCAGCAATACCGCTGCTTCTCGCTTCGACTGGAATTATTCCTAGGAGAGAACGTTTTGCGGTTCCGGTTATTGCAGAATAGGATTTCCCGATGATTAAAAATGGATTGAATCCACCGACGTTCCATTCGATAATTGCCGGAGTGTCCTGCGCTAAAGTGAATTCGATTGTAGTCGTATAGGTATTATCCGGTAAGAGAATAAACGTTTCGGTTCCAGAAAAAGGACAATTATGTTCTGCAGATAAATAATGATACAGGGTTATCTTTTTGCCTTTCTTATACGGCTCAATTGTTGCTTCTTCCATTAATTTCGGCTGGTCATTCATACCATAAATTCGTGATAACCAGCCGGGAGTCATCACCCAGAGTGAACTGCCATTAAAAACTGGTACACCAAATACGGTTAGTTTCACCCCTTGACCGGGAATATATTGGAAATCCATATCCCCGACTTTCTCTTTGATATCATATCTAATTGCAGAGTTCGCCATACTACTCAATGATACTCCTATACAACCAATGAGCAATACTACTATAATACTTTTGCTTATAACTAAACGCATCTAATGATTCCTCCAAAGAATCAATTAAAAGAGAAAAGTACATAGTTGAAATATCATAACAAACTTCGTAATTGATAAGATAGTATAAATAAAAAAGCAAAGGCTACTGCTCGAATTTATCAGGATAATATTCAGCCTTTGCTTTCTATAAAATACACGACTAATTCTAATGCTATTCTAACATCGGCATCGGATATATCTGTTTATGTTCACCTTCTGACCCGAAACCATGTATCCCAGCTGAAACTTCAGGATAAGCCTCGAAATCAATGAGTTGGATAGGAACGAGAGCAAACGCTCCTTCCGCAACCCAACCTACGCAACTATCGAAATCTACTCTCCACCAATATTGTCCTTTCGCATAGATACCGTTCAGGGAATGGTTGGTTACAACCCCGAGTTTATTCCCAGCAAGCGTAGTGATAACATCGTAATTCGTTCCCGGACCAAGCCGAACTTGGGTACTAGTTACGGTCGTTACAGTCGCATAAGAATAGAACAAGCTCGATTTATTCATGGGAATAACATTAATCATCATTAACCCATTCGCATTTGCGCGTTCTGTCCCGCCGGAAGGATAGTTTTTCACCTGTCCGTTTACCCAGAGCGTTGACGACCCGCCGCCATCAAGATTAACCGCAAACTCTGCCCCGAGCGTATCCCGACAGAAATATCCAAGTTCAGGTAGCGACATCCCGATACTATTTGTAGTCCGGCCATCAGCAACAATAAAATAAATATACGTTGAATTATATGCGACACAAGTTCGTGGATGCCGCGTGGTTACAAACGAATTGGTCATAGACCAATCCGCAACCGGTACCTGACTACTGATAACGGTATAATATTGACCGCCAACAAACGCAAATGCGCGAGTCCAATCTTGTGCAGGAATTTTGCCGGTATATGCATTCACTTTAAGATGAATCTGAATTTTAACTTGTTGGCCGGGATTGCATTGGTTCAAGAACGTGGTTTTAGTTCCACTAGCGGATAAAACTACTGCATCAAATGGTATGAATGTTGACCCTTGATTTTTCCGTACCTGAAGGATAGTGCCGATTGAATAATAGACGTTCGTTGTTGGATAAATGAATGTCGGTTCAGTCATCTGGACTAACACTTCGGTTCCGGAATCATCCGTATAAGTTTTCTCCGCATATTGCGGGGTATAAAGGATAAGTTCATTTGTTCCGCGAGGACGGTTAACATGCGAAATCGTCGCTGAACCAACCGAAGTGATGATAACCAGATTCGTCGTATCTTCACCGGCAACATATCCTGCTAGTGCACAGGTTCGGTCGGATTTCCAAACGAACCCGTTCCCTTGCGGATATGTCTGACCGGAAAAAGATTTACAGAACCAGCCGGAATGAATCACGCCGTTGATAGCATCCCCCGTACTATTTATATCAAAAAAATCACCGTTGATAACCGCAATAACCTGCGCGCGATTGCCCCAGTATTTATTATCTGACGTAGTACTTCCCCAATAGCTTAATGAATCGTTATATCGGTTTGCCATTCCACTAACCGTTTCCCGGTTATTGAAACTCCGGAGTTTCCCTTGACCGAGACAGGTATCTATATAAAGATTGGTTGATGAACGAGACATCCGCGTAACGAAAATACGCACCGGTCCAGCAATAGTATAGGAAGAATAATCTATGCCTGGTCCAACATTCTGCCAAGCAGTAAATCCAGCAGAGGTTAAAAACCAACTTGAGATAA is drawn from bacterium and contains these coding sequences:
- a CDS encoding beta-N-acetylhexosaminidase — encoded protein: MANSAIRYDIKEKVGDMDFQYIPGQGVKLTVFGVPVFNGSSLWVMTPGWLSRIYGMNDQPKLMEEATIEPYKKGKKITLYHYLSAEHNCPFSGTETFILLPDNTYTTTIEFTLAQDTPAIIEWNVGGFNPFLIIGKSYSAITGTAKRSLLGIIPVEARSSGIAESMVARGFSRIILTSRIGPIEITSDPQSDPVFFDYRKNQWADENKPLFWLGFLERDIPPKKRISYTISMKFPQQMKFESTSSGMTSIHPSVKVVDNAQTPNWEQNYIIPIPKHLKYTGQLFPVSNRTKIYLGKKPTGTIENAIEFFLRDLKELYQIQPMVVYDEVPSGKENEPAIVLGEKLRYTIPYRKCEEKGLTLPDNNEAYCLSVDADNVFITANTDTGIFYGLTSLLQLVKVTDQGIYLKGAEIIDYPALEFRGIHCLSGKDAGDEIAKAVRTLMARYKINTLIWQVEYLLWDSHPEIASAQYGMTKSDAQKVVDTAKKYHIELIPLIPSLGHTEWIFTNSQHLDLAEDPDKPYAYCVTNPETYTFIFSIFQEALEFFKPRYFHIGHDEVTTDARFPYRSKKFGKTATDLIMEDINKLHTWLTERGIKVMLWGDMFLHRDEASSAAFAPSVAEAKKRRALLPKDVVICDWHYDATDTPETFKSLKLWKEEGFDAIGCGWYFANNIRNLAKACRMYKNKGYLQTTWAGFNFKIDGNEPSWFQYWAYLWAANYAWTGDNLEVSKLPFSAKQVFLDVWSERKPILEKKSGFFIDLQEVYNRRLDDDNRKTGWLGYGRDLDLSAFPKDRNLFGETQFLIHPNSRNESAVVFSGKFNPTGSYPEQLEVALDHLRVSELHFLMTAAFRTNDNTDVGEITFFYTDGTKTSQKLIYGRNIFAFNDVRTGLGCRLVWQGNANLGQPLGMWDVIWENPNPDKKLTKIAIRSFGTEASPVILAITGVN
- a CDS encoding phosphodiester glycosidase family protein, with translation MKISGDVLSVAVLISSWFLTSAGFTAWQNVGPGIDYSSYTIAGPVRIFVTRMSRSSTNLYIDTCLGQGKLRSFNNRETVSGMANRYNDSLSYWGSTTSDNKYWGNRAQVIAVINGDFFDINSTGDAINGVIHSGWFCKSFSGQTYPQGNGFVWKSDRTCALAGYVAGEDTTNLVIITSVGSATISHVNRPRGTNELILYTPQYAEKTYTDDSGTEVLVQMTEPTFIYPTTNVYYSIGTILQVRKNQGSTFIPFDAVVLSASGTKTTFLNQCNPGQQVKIQIHLKVNAYTGKIPAQDWTRAFAFVGGQYYTVISSQVPVADWSMTNSFVTTRHPRTCVAYNSTYIYFIVADGRTTNSIGMSLPELGYFCRDTLGAEFAVNLDGGGSSTLWVNGQVKNYPSGGTERANANGLMMINVIPMNKSSLFYSYATVTTVTSTQVRLGPGTNYDVITTLAGNKLGVVTNHSLNGIYAKGQYWWRVDFDSCVGWVAEGAFALVPIQLIDFEAYPEVSAGIHGFGSEGEHKQIYPMPMLE